The sequence below is a genomic window from Lolium perenne isolate Kyuss_39 chromosome 4, Kyuss_2.0, whole genome shotgun sequence.
ccaaactttgccatgagcgacttccaaagataactcatgaacttgacgtctcgatccgacacaatgctttgcggtactccatgtaagcgaacaatttccctgaaaaacaaagaagcaatgtgtgaagcatcgtcgctcttatggcaaggtatgaaatgagccatcttagagaatctatccactaccacaaatatagaatcatgaccatgcttagtacgaggcaatcctagaacaaaatccatgctaatatcggtccatggtgcatgtgggATAGGCAAAGGAGTGtaaaggccataagggttggaggtagacttagcttgtaagcatgtggtgcaccggcggcaaaggcgttcgacgtcgcggtacattcttggccaatagtagtgggttgagagcatggcatatgtcttctctcgaccaaagtgtcccataagaccacctccatgtgactcttgcaaaagcaattttcgaagcgaagactcgggaatgcaaatcttgttagctttgaacaagtagccatcatgcaaatagaaatcatccactcctcgctcaacggagcacttctcaaaaattggagcaaagaaagaatcggaaggatagagttctttgatctcttcaagtcccaaaacatgaaaatccaaacgagttagcaaaagggtgtttttgcgggaaagagcatccgccacaacatcgtccttgcccttcttgtattttatcacatatgggaaggactcaatgaactcgacccattttgcatgtcgtttgttcaagttgtgttggcttttcaaatatttcaaggactcatggtcggaatgaatgataaactcttttggccaaagatagtgttgccaaacttcaagaacacgaaccaaagcgtagagctccttgtcatatataggatagttgaggcgtgcgccatccaacttctcgctatagtatgccacgggttttccctcttgcataagaacaccaccaataccaagcccacttgcatcacactcaatctcaaaagtttttgcaaaatttggaagaacaagaaggggagcttcggtaaggcgtttcttcaactcatcaaaagcattttgttgggccttgccccaaacaaacggaacattctttttggtaagctcattcaaagggcaagcaatggtgctaaaatctttcacaaagcgacgatagaaaccggcaagtccatggaagcttcggacttgaccaacatttgtaggagtaggccaattgtggatggcctccaccttggaagaatcaacttcaatcccattagcggaaaccacaaagccaaggaaaaccaatttattttgagcaaaggtgcacttggggaggttagcataaagcttttcatgacgcaagatgcacaagacctctctcacatgttgcacatggtcctcgaggtttttgctataaataagaatatcatcgaagtagacaaccacgctcttgccaatgagaggacgcaagatgtgattcatgaggcgcatgaaagtagatggtgcattggaaagaccgaaaggcataacgagccattcatagagaccgagtttggtcttgaatgccgttttccattcatcaccaatagccatgcggatttgatggtaaccactacgcaaatcgattttagagaaaatcatggcaccactaagttcatcaagcatgtcatctaaacgcggaatgggatggcggtaacggacggtaatggcattgatggggcgacaatccatacacatccgttgcgtctcatccggtttaggcacaagaatcacgggaaccgcacaagggctaaggctttcgcggacgtaccctttggcgaggagatcttgaatttggcgttggatctccttggtctcttcggggttggtgcggtaggcggcacggtttgggagcggagcgccgggtatgaggtcgatgcggtgttctatgcctcggagtggtggtagtccatgagggagctcgtcggggaagacatcttgaaatTTCTGCAAAAgatacaacaaagacggaggaatgttggttaagtcgttagtcgccgtcgagggtcccttgcatatgagcacgtagtgcaatatggtggatgggttctcttggagctctctccactcactcttggtggctagaaggacactcttggactcactcatatatggcttgtggcgctcactatctttgtggtgggtcgctccctctcctcttatctcactatggtgggtgcggagttgtgccctcgctaaagccttcgcattatccgcgatgatttggctaggagtcatcgggcgcaactcgaacttcttgtcgttgaccttggaggtgtatgtgttggagagtccatcatgtatagccttcttgtcatattgccaagggcggccaagcaacatgtggcacaccgtcatgggtaccacgtcacactcaatagtgtcctcataaggtccaatcttgaaagtgacggtgacggtatgttgtatcttgacgttgcccttgtcactcaaccattggatatggtaagggtgagaatGCTTAcgtagagtgaggttgagcttctcacacaactcggtgctcgcaaggttatggcaacttccaccatctatgatgaccttgatcgacttgccaccaattccggcacgggtttggaagatgttgcatcgttgttcttccatagcatgaggttgtgtggttagcacccttgtgaccacaagtgagggacttgggtcatgctcacataagagaggatcttctccactttcttgctcataagcttcttcactttccacggcggcttgcacaagggcttcatattcatcctcatcaaacgtctcgatgtcaccattctccatagtgatcataaccttggtgttcttgtactcaaatgatttgtgaccttgggtgccacacttgaagcaagtgacactagagggtcccgtggatgccttagaggaggcggtggaggagaccgtttgcttcatgcgactttggatagtcggtttcttgtatagtgtagaggatgcgtcggccttggcacttgtagcatgacgAGTTGATGTTGTagtaggagtcgatgtagcgaggttggaggagaaataggacttggccttggagtacttgatgtcctcaatcacttggcgctcggccttcgatgcttggtggaccaactcaaccatgttggagtagggttggaactcgacgatcctcttgatggggtaagtaaggccattgaagaagcgagcaatggtttgttcctcggactcttggatgttggctcgcatcatagtgagctccatctccttgtagaactcttcaacggtcttggtgccttgcttcaacttttggagcttgttgaagaggtcggtcatgtagtgcgtggggacaaagcgagcatgcatctctttcttcatgtcttcccaagtgtcaataggaggttcacccttttcttctcgaagagtgaggacttgctcccaccaagtgttggcgtagtcttcaaactcgagtgatgccatagccactttcttggcaccggagtagttgtggatgcggaagatcttgtccaccttgagtgcccatgagaggtaggcttcggcgtcgtcttcacctttgaacttgggcatgttgaacttgagtttgccatacatgttctcttcatcctccaaggttcttctacgaggaggggcgccttcatctcttgcggctagaggaggaataggaggtcttcttcggccaaccatagcattgggttggcgttgaagatgaacgcttgcttcacttggttcacggtgaggatgtggttgaagatcttgtcacggttgaggacgatgctcaatgttgggtctctcatcttgatcatggtgtagctctcctcgtccacgttggtcatggcgagggtggtgacggagatctcgccgaggttgatcttgaggaccttggtcttggggatggccatcacgcccatggtgggcatggcgatccgcttggtgacgatcttgttgaaggacttggtcttgtggaggacgctcatgtggacgagcatggcgatgtatttctccacgcctagagttggagcgggagtcttcatgacaagcttgtgggcgatgaggtcgatgatggtcttcatgccttgaagaggagcttgaggacgaaaggccaccatgagaatagtaatcttgtggcgagcttgaggacgatgaagtagagtggtgtcggcgatgacgacccaagttggtgatggcgcgctcgaggctatccatgcgccgctccatgttggcatcattggccgccatttggccattcaagttgtccgtagcttcacgaagaagagccaagtcttggttcacggcggagaagttgtgagccacctcatcgtattgctcatcgatgcgcgtctcgaagagggtgagttgctccttgaactcttgtcgttgcgtccataggttgtgttgagtagccaacctctcggtgttgcggaggatctcttcatccctattggtatctccgttcctatccatgatggaaagacaagaactatgttgtgtatgttagtggaaggagactacctcgtacccttaccaaggtaagatagtattgaggcaatccaccaagccgaaagcaagatcaagtgtatcgggaacacacgcaaaaccacacgcaaaagctagcaaatatggtgttaggcgagtgttgtggagagccaaaagacaaatccaagatcgagtatgttgttaaaagtgggtgaggtccaaaatccaaatgtcaatgtgaagatcactataaacacggaaaaagttgtggaacacacacacgagataaacggggttagtgcaaccaaaagtgagcggaaaagtgtatgtataagtgctcgttgtcacactaacacaaagagagccaaagcttcggttgcaaaggaagagacaacaagattcacacgcggcctctcttctcgtatctctctttgcttaaaagctttttctcttttgtatatggtggcacttgcactcgtttgtatctttggtggcacttggacacttttgtatgtatgggcgtatggatgtatggatgtatggatgtatggtgctactcgcactctttttgtgtttttggggctttttcacgcactatgttagcgttagcctcgcttttgctatcttgccacacgagtgtttgcttgggtgccttactcaacgcgacacacacacctcacaatgcggggccacgtgcaatgtctcgcaacactagacaagcaatgctcgatgggatagatcgcaaaaggaagagggttacaaggtgaaagctgcaagttatacctgcgatggtgttggtggtggtggtggtggtggtggagatcgccggaagtcgaggtcgaaggagggcgcgaggaggcgcccggtctggggcccggtcggaccggatcctggaccggcttgcccggttgccgcccggtcgaccgggttctgggctggctcggccggtcgtgggcccggttgaccgggtcctcaaccggatttcgcgggctggagctttctctctcctgttcttccccaaaccaaatccaaatcgaccaaaacgaagggaaacgatggaatcggaggctcaaagttgggaaaatagtagatcaagcacaacaacaccagatccacggaccaaaaccactcaaaacgcaaccaaatcacagatcggtcaagaggcaatttggggctattttttggaaaattttctaggaacgaaatcgagtgggtggaaggtcaaatccgcggtaaccaagagctgctgataccatatgatgaggtctaagaccccgtgtgtggcccgatctcgcggattgacttcgaaaccaagggggaagatggaagaacgcgaggaacacgaagaacacgacgaacacgaggaactccgagactcacgcacgcacaccaacccgatacacccgatgcttacctccgtggctcgatggaccacgccaatagaatctccgaggaagagacacgtggtagaattcccggagagagattgggattggagaagaagagcttggtgagggagagagagtaacttgtactagaatctcactcaacaagatccaaatcaacaaccaaggtgccttgattacagagggatgataaccctagggagactaagctcaaaggtaggtttgagttcaaaacaagtctaaagaggtaaaggggcgcctggggtgcttatatagtcttacaaggcgtcacgggccgaaaaggtacaagtgaaacaagttcgggccgatttggcgacttaagtcgtgcaggccggtcaggaggccggtcagaccgggcctgggaccgggcaggccggtccagaccgggcctgggaccgggcgacgaccggacgaggttccggggcccctggatagcgcccggatggcacaagcgcaaaacccggttggtgaccgggtggcccggtcaggaggccggtcagaccgggttctggaccgggggcccggtcaggaggccggtcagaccgggttctggaccggccggccaacttctcttcgttgtgctcttcgggcgacttccggtccagctccatgtccatcttcgcgtccagctgctcctctcctccctttgaccatggtgtgtcctccactccgtgatcttgatgctccttgtacctaatgacacatagcacgtcggcatgaggtagtaatccatccaaaggggtaccgagatcaagggtggtaaggagcgagttcacctcatcatgaagagctttaactcgggctctcgTCATTGGTCCacgtgggggacttgttggtcttggtgtgggagtgaccgaaggccaccccgcatcacttaTGCTATTCTAAAGATTGAATATATTGGTGAATCCCATTTATCGATAGCAAAATATCTATGTGCCCACTATAATCCTTATTTTCTCCTTGCTTTTCATATTGTTCCGTTCTTTCAATGTATTTATCTAACCAAACGATTAACTCAAGTTGTATATATAATTTTATTTCCTAAAGTATCATCTAGTTTGAACAATTGCACGGTACAAAAGATAGAACAACGACTACATGGCCTTTGGATTTGATTGACATACAAATTTAAGCGTATGCAATGTTGTTCTTTTGATTTATTTAATATGACCCCGTAGCAATATACAGGCTTTGTGCTACTATGAATAGTAATCACGAACAGTCTTAGATACATAATCAGTCAGGTCCAGCGTGGGGCGGGAGGGCCAACCAAATTTGATTGGGTGCCTCCTACACACCTCTCACAAGGTGTCGATCTCAAACTCTTATTCAGGCATCTCTCTCCTCTCTATATACGGCATGAATGAATATACTCATGCATGAGCTTGTATGTCTCACCGCCTCGTATATATGTGTGGCTGGATTATTTGAGATCTTGAGTCAAAATTAAGCTCGTCGAAGAAGATCACTTCACTTCTTGCTCACTTGGCCGAGTAGGAAGTGTCGGCCTTCCAGCCCTCGGGAATGACATCCTCGACTTCGGATTTGGTGCCGCCCTCGGTGGTGTAGCGGACGGTGAATGGGCCCGTCAGCTTATCGGGGGTGTCGATCCTCCAGACTGCTCCCCACGACTCCTTGAGCTCGATCCACTTATCCTTGCCCTTCTCCTTGATGTCCACGGCCaccacgtcgccgtcgccgtcgacgtACTTCACCAGAATAGCCAGGTAGTTGGGGTTGGAACCCTTCTCGACGTGGAACGTTGGCTTGGTGTCATCCGGGTACTTGCACTTGACCCGCCTGAACTGGAGCTCCAGCTCGCCGGCGCTGCGGAGCTTCTGCTCCTCGCCCTTCTTGGCCATAGACCCGAACGCGTGACCCGAGAGGTCGAAGTGGTAGGGTGCGATGGGCTCCTCGTTGTCATCAGTGATTGTGACGGTGACAGCCTCGCCGGAGCAAGATTCGGGCTTGGTGCACTTGATCTCGAAGCAGGAGCCACAGCCGCGACCGTCTTTGAAGATGGGGGTGTTGCCGCAGCCGGTCATGCCGTTGAATGGCGCCTTGTCGACGTCCTTGTATCCGCACGCGCCGCCGTTGTCCTTGGGACCGGCGCCGGT
It includes:
- the LOC127297560 gene encoding pollen allergen Lol p 1, whose translation is MASSSSVLLVVALFAVFLGSAHGIAKVPPGPNITAEYGDKWLDAKSTWYGKPTGAGPKDNGGACGYKDVDKAPFNGMTGCGNTPIFKDGRGCGSCFEIKCTKPESCSGEAVTVTITDDNEEPIAPYHFDLSGHAFGSMAKKGEEQKLRSAGELELQFRRVKCKYPDDTKPTFHVEKGSNPNYLAILVKYVDGDGDVVAVDIKEKGKDKWIELKESWGAVWRIDTPDKLTGPFTVRYTTEGGTKSEVEDVIPEGWKADTSYSAK